One stretch of Armigeres subalbatus isolate Guangzhou_Male chromosome 2, GZ_Asu_2, whole genome shotgun sequence DNA includes these proteins:
- the LOC134214465 gene encoding uncharacterized protein LOC134214465: protein MGSSQLIGSITEYNSSRDDWNVYHERLEQFFEVNDISEEKRSAFLISVIGAEAYKSLRDLCHPALPKDKPFADLCELLRKQFSPQIAIFRERVKFYNARQDPNENVTQWYGKLKRLSVDCKFASNLESVLLDKFITGLRPGQVLDRLCEENEKLKLELALDIAVNKECAAKDNAYLPFAPRPTQCYFGGEPVRTTFAPPAQIRFKSQPFGSHGGTGQLFGGSASTTQAFSAPVEVLRQPLVLDSQPCEPQKLFFSAPAQAAPAVGLFGAASSAPEPEEQIVGEGASAPALGCLKSADVPLEQEEDGVPEGADRAGAPVTKAKRVRTRRRGAARRVAGGDGGDKNSVDGE from the coding sequence ATGGGTAGCAGCCAGCTGATTGGATCGATAACTGAGTACAACAGCTCACGGGACGACTGGAATGTCTATCATGAACGATTGGAGCAATTTTTCGAAGTTAATGATATTTCGGAAGAAAAGCGAAGTGCCTTCCTGATCAGTGTTATTGGGGCTGAGGCGTACAAAAGCTTGCGAGATTTATGCCACCCGGCACTGCCCAAGGATAAGCCGTTTGCGGATCTTTGCGAATTATTGCGCAAGCAGTTTAGTCCTCAGATTGCGATCTTCCGTGAGCGGGTCAAGTTCTACAACGCTCGACAGGATCCCAACGAAAACGTAACTCAATGGTATGGAAAATTGAAGCGCCTGTCGGTGGACTGCAAGTTTGCCAGCAATTTGGAAAGTGTTTTGTTGGACAAGTTCATCACCGGGTTGCGTCCAGGGCAGGTGTTGGATCGGTTGTGTGAGGAGAATGAAAAGCTGAAACTTGAATTAGCATTGGATATTGCTGTGAATAAAGAGTGCGCTGCCAAAGATAACGCATACCTTCCATTCGCTCCTCGACCGACCCAGTGTTATTTTGGCGGTGAGCCGGTGAGGACCACATTTGCCCCACCGGCTCAAATTAGATTCAAATCCCAACCATTTGGTTCGCACGGTGGAACTGGTCAGCTTTTTGGAGGAAGTGCCTCAACAACTCAAGCGTTTTCTGCACCGGTTGAAGTGCTGAGGCAGCCGCTGGTTTTGGATAGTCAACCTTGCGAGCCACAAAAGTTGTTTTTCAGTGCCCCTGCTCAGGCTGCACCGGCAGTTGGATTATTCGGTGCGGCGAGCAGTGCACCGGAACCAGAGGAACAGATAGTGGGAGAGGGAGCTAGTGCACCGGCTCTTGGTTGCCTCAAAAGCGCTGACGTACCCCTTGAGCAGGAGGAGGATGGCGTACCGGAAGGAGCTGATCGAGCTGGCGCTCCAGTTACGAAAGCAAAACGAGTCCGCACTAGACGGCGTGGTGCAGCTCGTCGCGTCGCTGGTGGCGACGGTGGTGATAAGAATTCTGTCGATGGAGAGTAG